Within Staphylococcus sp. NRL 16/872, the genomic segment ATTATAAAGGTTTGGAACTTGAGGTAAACCAGCTAAGTATGCTGATTCAGCTAAATTTAAATCTTTCAAATCTTTGTTGAAATAGTATTTAGCCGCAGCTTTAACACCATAAACCCCATCTGAGTAATAGATTTTATTCAAATACATTTGGAAGATTTCATCTTTACTGTATTCTTGTTCTAAACGATAGGATAAATATGCTTCTTGAGCTTTACGTCCGATAGATTTTTTCTCAGTAAGGAATGAACGTTTAACAACTTGTTGTGTTAACGTAGAGGCACCTTGTGAACCAAATCCACCAGTCAAGTTCTTACCAACAGCCCCAAATAAACGTTTATAGTCTAAGGCACCATGGTCATAGAAACGGTTATCTTCAGTTGCTAAAACGGCATTTCTCATATTTTTAGGCACATCATTTAAATCAACATGTTCTCTTCTAGCACCATTATCTAATTTTTTAACCAATTCGCCGTTTTTATCATATATCTCGGCAGGTTTAGGGTCTTGTAATTTAGATTCAGTAAATGCTGGTGCTTTCCAAGCATAATATGCAAATAATAAAATACCCAGTAGAACTAAAATGAAAAAGGCAATTAATAAAAAGCCTATAATCTTGATAATCGTTCGTTTAACATTTCTATTCTTTTTTTCTTTGGATTTCCCATTTTTCCCTTTACGAGGTTGAGAAGATCCTTTATTTTCCGTCATACGCGGTCCTCACTTTCATCTAATATCAACTTATCAACAGCCTTGAGGTAATCTAATCTTGGTTGATACTGATAAGGAATATAGTAACTATTTTTTCTTATTTCTTCAACTGTTATTGATTTTTTTATTTCATTTTTATATTTTTTCCAAAAAGGTTCGAATTTAGAAAAAGGCAAAAGATATACTTCATCAAGCATTTTGAACCTTATTATTAAAAATACAATTCCTTTCTGAAGAAATGTATTCTTCATATGTTCAACTTGATGATCATGAATATTATTCAAAGGAAAGGAAGTTTTATTTTTAGTTTCCTTTGCTTCAAAATCAATATAATAGCCTTCATAAACACCATTATAATCAGTTGTAGAAGGAGTACGAAAGTAAGCTTCGTTAATTACGGCTTTACTTCGTTTGGGATAATGAACATTAACGATTTGAACTGGCGTAGGTTTTTTATGTATAACAGCCTTTCCATGTACTAAATAATAATCGTTTGATAATTCAATATCTTTTTCAAGGGACATCCCTCGTCCACCATACTCTATCTTACTAAAGGATGAACGTGAATGACTTCCGACCTTAGTCTTATTTTCCTTGAAAGGTTTCCCATTAGGATAATTCATAGTATTCACCACGCTAGTTTGCTTATAGAAAAGTATAATAAATTGAAGAACTTATTTAATTAACAAAGTACAATCTATGTCACTTACTATTCAACAAACTAAATTAGATAATAACGAATTCTCATTATTAACCTACTTTATTTTAACGTGCTTTAACAGTTAAAACAATATGTGTCTGAATTTGTAACGAGCGGGTGATAAAATATGTAGTATAAAACTTTAAATTTTTATAGACTTATACTACATGACGGTATGT encodes:
- the recU gene encoding Holliday junction resolvase RecU translates to MNYPNGKPFKENKTKVGSHSRSSFSKIEYGGRGMSLEKDIELSNDYYLVHGKAVIHKKPTPVQIVNVHYPKRSKAVINEAYFRTPSTTDYNGVYEGYYIDFEAKETKNKTSFPLNNIHDHQVEHMKNTFLQKGIVFLIIRFKMLDEVYLLPFSKFEPFWKKYKNEIKKSITVEEIRKNSYYIPYQYQPRLDYLKAVDKLILDESEDRV